In Megalopta genalis isolate 19385.01 chromosome 14, iyMegGena1_principal, whole genome shotgun sequence, the following are encoded in one genomic region:
- the mRpL55 gene encoding mitochondrial ribosomal protein L55, translating into MVQCRSVEERMNVSPLLQISLSAVIIRRSLNCWTTGITKKHRKFYMRTYPTHLVYPDGSTIIIEYHEPREIIKLPLDIETLSKEGRLQRLAGRKTLSKVVVEKEEDLDFDENKYFKKKL; encoded by the exons ATGGTTCAGTGTCGTTCTGTAGAAGAGAG AATGAACGTGTCTCCACTCTTGCAAATATCACTGTCTGCCGTAATCATTCGCAGAAGTCTTAATTGCTGGACAACTGGAATAACGAAGAAGCATAGAAAATTTTACATGAGAACTTACCCCACGCACCTCGTTTATCCGGATGGTAGCACTATCATTATCGAATATCATGAACCGAGGGAAATAATCAAGCTTCCTCTAGATATTGAAACACTTTCAAAAGAAGGACGTCTACAAAGGCTAGCGGGTCGTAAGACGTTAAGCAAAGTGGTTGTCGAGAAGGAGGAGGACCTTGACTTCGAcgaaaacaagtattttaagaaaaAATTGTAA
- the Ctns gene encoding lysosomal cystine transporter cystinosin isoform X3, translated as MTLYKIILITKDQLHDIDIKNFSQAFVRVTIEKSDALYQISNVVGWIYFLAWSVSFYPQIYSNYKRKSVVGLNFDYLSLNAVGFLLYALFNCGLFWISEIELEYFRRNPKGLNPVQVNDIFFSLHALFATVVTIAQCVVYERGSQAVSITASIIHTVFAVFILLSIILASVSVLPWLDFLYYCSYVKLCITLIKYVPQAVYNYKRKSTVGWSIGNILLDFTGGILSMLQMILNAYNYDDWDSIFGDATKFGLGFFSVAFDIFFIIQHYVLYRLDTENGTSDETLHKQDDLYNKEKGTLKNIFCCRS; from the exons ATGACACTGTACAAAATCATTTTGATTACCAAAGACCAATTGCACGATATCGACATAAAAAA TTTCTCGCAAGCGTTTGTCAGAGTAACTATAGAAAAATCGGACGCTCTTTACCAGATCAGTAACGTAGTGGGATGGATATACTTTTTAGCGTGGAGCGTCAGCTTCTATCCGCAAATATACAGTAACTACAAGCGCAAGAGCGTCGTAGGCTTAAATTTCGATTATTTATCGTTGAACGCAGTCGGTTTCCTTCTGTACGCACTGTTCAACTGCGGCCTGTTTTGGATATCGGAGATCGAG CTTGAATATTTCAGGCGGAACCCGAAGGGTTTGAACCCTGTACAAGTGAACGATATTTTCTTCTCCTTGCATGCACTATTCGCCACTGTGGTAACTATCGCTCAGTGCGTTGTATACGAG AGGGGCAGTCAAGCAGTATCTATAACCGCGTCTATCATCCACACCGTATTCGCAGTATTTATATTACTTTCTATAATACTGGCATCTGTATCTGTATTACCATGGTTGGACTTCCTTTATTACTGCAGTTACGTTAAATTGTGCATAACGTTGATCAAATACGTTCCGCAAGCGGTTTACAATTACAAACGGAAGTCCACAGTCGGCTGGAGCATCGGCAACATATTATTAGACTTTACCGGCGGCATTCTGTCGATGCTGCAGATGATATTAAACGCGTACAATTACG ATGATTGGGACAGTATTTTCGGAGATGCAACGAAATTCGGTCTGGGATTCTTTTCGGTTGCGTTCgatatatttttcattattcAACATTACGTTTTATATCG TCTAGATACCGAGAATGGAACAAGTGACGAGACGCTTCATAAACAAGACGATTTATATAACAAGGAAAAGGGGACGCTAAAGAATATTTTCTGTTGCCGTTCGTGA